The proteins below come from a single Caenibius sp. WL genomic window:
- a CDS encoding glycosyl hydrolase 108 family protein has translation MTIDEMIGGILDREGGFVDHPSDPGGATMFGITQAVARANGYTGPMRSLPKATAIEIYRREYIEKPGFLAVAEIDPLVAEELIDSGVNAGPQRARLWFQQALNVLNRRQKDYADIAEDGKIGPRSIAAFQALRRRRGEAKARQLMLKTLNGLQFMHYFGLAKGGTKFEDFMIGWMDSRIGGLA, from the coding sequence ATGACCATAGACGAGATGATCGGGGGCATTCTCGACCGCGAAGGCGGGTTCGTGGATCATCCTTCCGATCCGGGCGGCGCGACGATGTTCGGCATCACGCAGGCGGTTGCCCGCGCCAACGGCTACACCGGCCCGATGCGGAGCCTGCCGAAGGCGACGGCCATCGAAATCTACCGGCGTGAATATATCGAGAAGCCGGGGTTTCTGGCCGTGGCAGAGATTGACCCGCTGGTGGCGGAGGAACTGATCGACAGCGGCGTGAACGCAGGGCCGCAGCGGGCGCGCCTGTGGTTTCAGCAGGCCCTCAACGTGCTCAATCGGCGGCAGAAGGACTATGCCGACATTGCCGAAGATGGGAAGATCGGCCCGCGCTCTATCGCCGCCTTTCAGGCGCTCCGCCGCCGCCGTGGGGAAGCGAAAGCGCGGCAGCTTATGCTCAAGACGCTGAACGGCCTCCAGTTCATGCACTATTTCGGATTGGCCAAGGGCGGGACGAAATTCGAAGATTTTATGATCGGCTGGATGGACAGCCGGATTGGCGGGCTGGCATGA
- a CDS encoding type II toxin-antitoxin system HicA family toxin, whose product MNSKQSKTLKAIFSDPVSGTIKWASIESLFVAVGCEIIEGKGSHVQAHKDGVIGYFVRPHPNKEAKRYQIRDVREFLAKIGVEP is encoded by the coding sequence ATGAACAGCAAGCAGTCCAAGACGCTCAAAGCCATCTTCTCCGATCCGGTTTCGGGAACGATCAAATGGGCGTCTATTGAAAGTCTGTTCGTCGCGGTCGGTTGCGAAATAATCGAGGGCAAGGGATCGCATGTCCAAGCCCACAAGGATGGCGTGATAGGTTATTTCGTCCGCCCCCATCCGAACAAGGAGGCCAAGCGCTACCAAATTCGGGATGTGAGGGAATTTCTAGCGAAGATTGGAGTTGAGCCATGA
- a CDS encoding type II toxin-antitoxin system HicB family antitoxin has product MNVMSHKGYSARIEYDDDDGIFFGRLAGINDVVGFHADSVEELRAAFHEAVDDYIEACAKIGKDPQKPYSGKMMFRVSPELHRRAAIAAELAGKSLNQWAEEALHEALPH; this is encoded by the coding sequence ATGAACGTCATGAGTCACAAAGGTTACAGCGCCCGCATCGAATATGATGATGACGATGGCATTTTTTTCGGCAGGCTTGCCGGTATCAATGATGTGGTCGGCTTTCATGCCGATAGCGTCGAAGAACTGCGCGCCGCCTTTCACGAGGCCGTGGACGATTACATCGAAGCATGCGCGAAGATCGGGAAAGACCCTCAGAAGCCCTATTCCGGCAAGATGATGTTTCGCGTGAGCCCCGAGCTACATCGCCGGGCGGCCATCGCGGCTGAACTGGCGGGCAAGAGCCTTAACCAGTGGGCGGAGGAAGCCCTGCATGAGGCGCTTCCTCACTAG
- a CDS encoding GNAT family N-acetyltransferase gives MLTAQVEPFPPFLEEVKPLLALHYEELALNKDCVPLDPQYDEYLKRDAQGMVMTITLRDAGKLVGYFVGFVAPGLHYQTCLTLHLDIFWVHPDHRGKMAGFRLFKAVEAEAKRRGVQRMFAGSKVHKDASWLFEKLGYTEVERIYSKMIGE, from the coding sequence ATGCTGACCGCCCAGGTTGAACCGTTTCCTCCATTTCTGGAGGAAGTGAAGCCGCTTCTGGCCCTCCATTACGAAGAACTGGCGCTGAACAAGGACTGCGTACCGCTTGATCCTCAATACGATGAGTATTTGAAGCGTGATGCGCAAGGCATGGTCATGACCATCACGCTGCGCGATGCGGGCAAGCTGGTCGGCTATTTCGTCGGTTTCGTCGCGCCGGGGCTGCACTATCAAACCTGCCTTACGCTACATCTGGATATCTTCTGGGTGCACCCCGATCATCGCGGGAAGATGGCAGGGTTTCGGCTGTTCAAAGCCGTGGAGGCAGAAGCCAAGCGGCGCGGCGTGCAACGAATGTTTGCGGGTTCCAAGGTGCACAAGGACGCCTCGTGGCTGTTCGAAAAGCTCGGTTATACCGAAGTCGAGCGCATCTACTCCAAAATGATCGGAGAGTGA
- a CDS encoding aspartyl/asparaginyl beta-hydroxylase domain-containing protein, protein MRHFLQVGAVDPIPTLAALAVKPGLWNENPLRTQHAGTAHAEADDIWLMFNKVPNDPAEVIDDISVFPYRAWTELPHLRSLVLDLMHRVGGVQLGRVILTRLRPGKRILPHVDQGAPAEYFTRYQIALQSLPGCNFRIGDEAINFPSGSVWWIDNRTEHEVINNSADDRIVCIVDIRQC, encoded by the coding sequence GTGAGGCACTTCCTACAGGTCGGCGCTGTCGATCCCATTCCCACGCTTGCCGCGTTGGCGGTGAAGCCGGGTCTATGGAATGAGAACCCCCTGCGCACACAGCATGCAGGGACGGCACATGCCGAGGCTGATGATATCTGGCTGATGTTCAACAAGGTGCCGAATGATCCCGCTGAGGTCATCGACGATATCTCGGTCTTTCCGTATCGGGCATGGACCGAGTTACCGCACCTGCGCAGCCTAGTTCTCGATCTCATGCACCGCGTGGGCGGCGTTCAATTGGGCAGGGTCATCCTGACCCGCCTGCGTCCGGGCAAGCGCATCCTGCCCCATGTCGATCAGGGTGCGCCCGCCGAGTACTTCACCCGCTACCAAATCGCTCTCCAGTCGTTGCCCGGCTGCAATTTCCGCATCGGTGACGAGGCGATCAACTTCCCCTCTGGCTCCGTGTGGTGGATCGACAATCGCACGGAACATGAGGTGATCAACAATAGCGCGGACGACAGGATCGTTTGCATCGTGGACATTCGCCAATGCTGA
- a CDS encoding packaged DNA stabilization protein yields the protein MPNLGLATSTVRRSRGELPQLPLVNMFAEAAITEPERFSLLSRPGFSGNGQQYGDGPIRALFRQQGVLNGRIIAVSDTDFYVDGERKGLLAGSGAANLAGNEIGVIGTAGETVSFWDGTNYRSVAFPDNANVTRVAEQGGRFIFLRAQSHRYYWTKPYTAMINGSGDIVVDPLDYASAENEPDHLLDILVIEDSLVLFGQNTIEFHAETGQSAAPWAPMQGRVYQKGIRASGCAAHFDNSFAWVSEENIVYRAGNVPLAISDEGIVELISGSLNCQVTSFYLEGNEFLKIDLDTVSLVYGAKSQQWAEWSSNGGPLLGGVSISGPVFGSVEDGKLLIFSEYDDLGAAQVRRFRAGLPANGGTMTIDNLGIRTNPGQTNYTVGDYADPIVEARLSRDGGQTWGLWRQTSLGKQGVYRKRPEWRSWGVVDAPGVLFEFRVADPVSFRVSGAFYNEQMGGRGRG from the coding sequence ATGCCCAATCTTGGACTTGCCACCAGTACCGTGCGGAGATCGCGCGGTGAACTACCGCAGCTTCCGCTCGTCAACATGTTCGCGGAGGCCGCAATCACGGAGCCAGAGCGTTTCTCACTGCTCTCACGTCCAGGATTTTCAGGCAACGGTCAGCAATATGGGGATGGCCCGATAAGGGCACTATTCCGGCAGCAAGGCGTTCTGAACGGTCGAATTATCGCGGTCTCGGATACCGATTTCTACGTAGATGGTGAACGAAAGGGGCTTTTGGCTGGAAGCGGCGCGGCCAATCTCGCTGGCAACGAAATCGGCGTTATTGGAACTGCTGGTGAGACGGTTTCCTTCTGGGATGGCACGAATTATCGATCTGTGGCGTTTCCCGACAACGCCAATGTCACGAGAGTGGCGGAGCAAGGCGGGCGCTTTATTTTCCTGCGGGCTCAGTCGCATCGTTACTACTGGACGAAGCCTTATACGGCGATGATCAACGGCAGCGGCGATATCGTCGTCGATCCGCTTGATTACGCCAGTGCTGAGAACGAACCCGATCATCTACTCGATATCCTCGTTATCGAAGACTCGCTGGTACTGTTCGGCCAGAACACCATCGAGTTTCATGCCGAGACGGGGCAGTCCGCAGCGCCGTGGGCTCCCATGCAAGGGCGGGTGTATCAAAAGGGCATTCGCGCCTCTGGTTGCGCTGCGCACTTTGACAACTCGTTCGCGTGGGTCAGCGAGGAGAACATCGTCTATCGTGCAGGGAACGTTCCGCTAGCGATCAGCGACGAAGGCATTGTGGAACTGATATCCGGTTCCCTTAACTGTCAGGTCACCTCGTTCTATCTTGAAGGCAACGAGTTCCTCAAGATCGATTTGGACACAGTTTCTCTGGTTTACGGGGCCAAGAGCCAGCAGTGGGCGGAATGGAGTTCCAACGGTGGCCCACTCCTCGGGGGTGTATCGATCTCAGGCCCGGTGTTCGGTTCGGTCGAAGATGGCAAGCTGCTGATCTTCTCCGAATACGATGACCTGGGTGCGGCGCAGGTTCGCCGCTTCCGCGCTGGCTTACCGGCTAATGGCGGAACGATGACAATCGATAATCTGGGTATCCGGACGAACCCGGGCCAGACGAATTACACTGTGGGCGACTACGCCGATCCCATCGTCGAAGCGCGGCTATCACGAGACGGCGGGCAGACCTGGGGCCTCTGGCGGCAAACTTCGCTTGGCAAACAAGGCGTGTATCGCAAGCGGCCTGAATGGCGCTCGTGGGGTGTTGTCGATGCGCCGGGCGTTTTGTTCGAGTTCCGCGTGGCCGATCCGGTGAGTTTTCGGGTGAGCGGGGCATTCTACAACGAGCAAATGGGCGGACGGGGCCGTGGGTAA